A stretch of the Bubalus kerabau isolate K-KA32 ecotype Philippines breed swamp buffalo chromosome 11, PCC_UOA_SB_1v2, whole genome shotgun sequence genome encodes the following:
- the LOC129623097 gene encoding small nuclear ribonucleoprotein E-like, translating to MAYRGQKVQKVMVQPINLIFRYLQNRSWIQVWLYEQVNMQIEGCIIGFDEYMNLVLDDAEEIHSKTKSRKQLGRIMLKGDNITLLQSVSN from the coding sequence ATGGCGTACCGGGGCCAGAAGGTGCAGAAGGTGATGGTGCAGCCCATTAATCTCATCTTCAGATACTTGCAAAATAGATCATGGATTCAGGTGTGGCTTTATGAGCAAGTGAATATGCAGATAGAGGGTTGTATCATTGGTTTTGATGAGTATATGAACCTCGTATTAGATGACGCAGAAGAGATTCATTCTAAAACAAAGTCAAGAAAACAACTGGGTCGGATCATGCTAAAAGGAGATAACATTACTCTGCTCCAAAGTGTCTCCAACTAG